The sequence TCCGGAATACTGGGGACAGTGGCCGCTAAAATATTGGGAGAACGGAGAAGTTACCATAGAAGACGTGGACTCAACAGATCAGAAAATGCTAACAAAGTGGTATACTGAACACGCCGTTGATTTTATTTCGAGACACAAAGATGAACCATTTTTGGTTTATGTACCACATGCCATGTCGCATGTTCCGTTGTTCTGCAGCCCTGAATTTGAAGGAAAATCAGGAGCTGGATTATATGGCGATGTTATTACTGAGCTTGATTGGTCGGTTGGAGAAATAAATAAAGCTTTGAAAGCGAATGGAGTTGAGGACAACACGATAGTGATATTCTCGTCGGATAACGGCCCCTGGATTGCTTACGGCAATCACGCCGGCACCACACCATTTCGCGAAGCAAAAGGAACTACATTTGATGGAGGGACACGTTCTGCCACAATAATCAAGTATCCGGCCAAATTGAAAGGAAACCAGGAATGTAATCAGGCATTAATGACTATTGACTTGTTGCCAACACTCTGTGAAATTGCGAAGATTCCACTTCCAGAAACAGAAATTGACGGAAAAAACGTTTGGGATATCATTTCCGGAAACCCAGATGCTAAAAATCCGCATGATTATTATGCTTATACCAACGACCGGGAATTTCAGGCAATACTATCGGGCGATGGAAAGTGGAAATTACATCTACCCCATAATTACCGAACAATGACGGACATTAAAGGAAAAGACGGAACACCAGGCAAATACGATTATTCCGCTAAAATTGAGCTTTCCTTGTTTGACATGGAAAATGATCCGTATGAAACAAAAAATGTAATTCTTGACCATCCTGAGATTGCAGAACAGTTAATGCAGTTCGCGGAAGTACATAAAAAAAAGTTCTTTAGTGAAAACTAAAGAACTTTATATGATGTTTTAATCAAATTCTTATGTCCTGAGTTTAATGCCCCAGACTTAAAAACTTATCCGGATTGGATAAATTTATATGATCGTTTAATATTTCAGGTCGTATCTCGCCTTTTACGTATATAAGTGCATTATCGTCGCCACCAACCAATATTACCATTTCTTCAATTACTGATTCGTCCATTCGCCCGAAAATGGTAACATTTTGGTCTTCCTCGCGCACCACCAAAAGTTGTTCATAATCTTTTTTCTCACTTATTTTTTTGTAGAATTCTTCGTGAAGATCGATATGTGCATTTAAATTATCATCGTCTACTGCTATCACTTTTACGCGGTCTATACTCTCTAACAAATCTCGTTCACTGTCTTCTAAATCACCTATTCCGGCCGCCAAATGAATTACCCATCCCGGAACAGAAACGGTGGTTACACCATCTTTAAAACGATATTTTGTATAGGCTTCGGAGACTCCAGATTCGTAAACACATGAGGTCATCAGAAAAAGACCACTTAATAAAAGAAAAGCTATACGTTTCATGACTTATTTTTTGAATAAGACGTAAAGCTTATTTTATCGTTACACGAAAACTTAAGTTTTTGAACAGAAATATTAAAATTGACTCTAATCTGCCTCGTAAAAATTGAGAAGTTGATCAAATTCTACAGGAATATTCGATTCGAACAAAACCAGATCTCCAGTTACCGGATGTCTAAATTCAAGCTTCGCGGCATGTAAAAATAATCGTCGAAGGTTTGTTTCTGCGAGTATTATCTTGTTCAAAGTAAAATCACCATGATGCGTATCGCCTATAATATCAAAACGGTTTTTCGCGAAATGCTGTCTCAACTGGTGCCAACGACCTGTTTCGGGATTAATTTCCACCAAACTTAATTCAATATCTGTTTTATCTTTTGAAACTAATTTGGTTTGAATGGTTCTAATGGTTTTATAGTGCGTTACTGCCGGTTTTTTAAACTTC comes from uncultured Draconibacterium sp. and encodes:
- a CDS encoding sulfatase, with product MMNLNQILCLTVLGLFISSCFNINKDTKQPNVVIIFLDDSGYSDFTPFGQTKFVTPNVTKLAEEGIMFKNFYVPQAVCSASRSALITGCYPGRTKVFSAHGPGDRGLETTFPTIGEVFKNAGYKTALFGKWHCGDQPETRPHNRGFDETCGLMYSNDMWRHHPESPEYWGQWPLKYWENGEVTIEDVDSTDQKMLTKWYTEHAVDFISRHKDEPFLVYVPHAMSHVPLFCSPEFEGKSGAGLYGDVITELDWSVGEINKALKANGVEDNTIVIFSSDNGPWIAYGNHAGTTPFREAKGTTFDGGTRSATIIKYPAKLKGNQECNQALMTIDLLPTLCEIAKIPLPETEIDGKNVWDIISGNPDAKNPHDYYAYTNDREFQAILSGDGKWKLHLPHNYRTMTDIKGKDGTPGKYDYSAKIELSLFDMENDPYETKNVILDHPEIAEQLMQFAEVHKKKFFSEN
- a CDS encoding DUF4252 domain-containing protein, with product MKRIAFLLLSGLFLMTSCVYESGVSEAYTKYRFKDGVTTVSVPGWVIHLAAGIGDLEDSERDLLESIDRVKVIAVDDDNLNAHIDLHEEFYKKISEKKDYEQLLVVREEDQNVTIFGRMDESVIEEMVILVGGDDNALIYVKGEIRPEILNDHINLSNPDKFLSLGH
- a CDS encoding pseudouridine synthase is translated as MNISILYQDEAIIVVEKPIELPVHKNDFMPNDAPYLTKLIGDKTGKWIHNVHRLDSKTSGVIVLAFSSEVASVLTKQFELKEVKKTYYAIVQGNPGEGTFDSKVLVKKKSKFKKPAVTHYKTIRTIQTKLVSKDKTDIELSLVEINPETGRWHQLRQHFAKNRFDIIGDTHHGDFTLNKIILAETNLRRLFLHAAKLEFRHPVTGDLVLFESNIPVEFDQLLNFYEAD